One window of Methanobacterium alkalithermotolerans genomic DNA carries:
- a CDS encoding glycosyltransferase family 4 protein has protein sequence MIGIIPPNTNTGESKYSEYLINGLKESDFDIKVFKNPLLLNRPNIKIFMGSILLKKIISDESISILHNLDNLGPFLLKNNNNNNNKKFVLTVHDIAPVLLPQIHSRIMRFNFNNILPKLIRNSDSIIVPSTSTKKDLISEFEINKSKINVIHLGIDKTIFFPREANTDILKKYGIDRKYLLYVGGDNPRKNLKNLIKSFIDIYQDIDYNLVLIGPINKKNLLSLIKSFSDNFQDVLNRIIIPGYVKNDDLPILYSSASAFVFPSLYEGFGFPPLESMACGTPVIVSDNSSIREIVGNAGLFIKNPLNSNEISEKIIQIAENDKLKFKLKKRGFKQVNKFNWDTAVLKTIKLYDNMLNE, from the coding sequence ATGATTGGGATAATACCTCCAAATACTAATACTGGAGAATCAAAATATTCTGAGTATTTGATAAATGGTTTAAAGGAATCTGATTTTGATATAAAAGTATTTAAAAATCCTTTGTTATTAAATAGGCCGAATATTAAAATCTTTATGGGTAGTATTTTACTAAAAAAAATAATAAGTGATGAAAGTATTTCAATATTGCATAATTTAGACAACTTAGGACCTTTTTTATTAAAAAATAATAATAATAATAATAATAAAAAATTTGTTCTTACCGTTCATGACATAGCACCTGTACTGTTGCCCCAAATACATAGCAGAATAATGCGTTTTAATTTTAATAATATATTGCCTAAATTAATTAGAAATAGTGATTCAATTATAGTTCCTAGTACTTCAACTAAAAAAGATTTAATATCCGAATTTGAAATCAATAAATCGAAGATTAATGTGATCCATTTAGGTATAGATAAAACTATTTTTTTCCCTAGAGAGGCTAATACGGATATATTAAAAAAATATGGGATAGATAGAAAATACTTGTTATATGTTGGTGGAGATAATCCAAGAAAAAATCTAAAGAATTTAATTAAATCTTTTATTGATATTTATCAAGATATAGATTATAATCTAGTCTTAATTGGTCCAATAAATAAGAAAAATTTATTATCCCTCATTAAATCTTTTAGTGATAATTTCCAAGATGTTTTAAATAGAATTATTATACCTGGATATGTTAAAAATGATGATTTGCCCATTTTATACAGTTCAGCAAGTGCATTTGTTTTTCCATCACTGTATGAAGGATTTGGATTTCCTCCATTAGAATCCATGGCATGTGGAACTCCTGTAATTGTTTCAGATAATAGTTCTATAAGAGAAATTGTTGGAAATGCAGGATTATTTATTAAAAACCCTTTAAATTCAAATGAAATATCAGAAAAGATTATTCAAATCGCTGAAAATGATAAATTAAAATTTAAGTTAAAAAAAAGAGGATTCAAACAAGTCAATAAATTTAACTGGGATACCGCAGTTCTCAAAACTATTAAATTATATGATAATATGTTGAATGAATAA
- a CDS encoding glycosyltransferase family 4 protein, whose amino-acid sequence MPCKIKCLAPNKTLEGSLIPEKTSIFGNIEVERVNLDHNDLFKIAPFRFYKEIIINKKIFLKKALKENFEIIHGHNMSPYGQYALKISNETNKPFIFEIHYADKLSNLGIVPNLYEKYLLEVLKILEKSEQIITLTNALKQNIQTNYNIDPDKIKVVPNGVDISKFKKIESENSEINKLKTNLNLSNNVFMYAGLMDELNGVLDIIEILPSLINEVPEISFIFIGPGPLKKEIIQLSKKYSQIRYIPTVPYEQMPLYYQLCDNFIIPRPSSPSAETIIPLKLLEAMAMERVVLGSNVGGISELINDGNNGYLFEKGNKEDLFDSLINILNSNQKKLGKKARKTVERDYTWDKSALKLKKIYDKTV is encoded by the coding sequence TTGCCATGCAAAATTAAATGTTTAGCACCCAATAAAACTTTAGAAGGTAGCTTAATTCCCGAAAAAACTAGTATTTTTGGAAACATTGAAGTTGAGAGAGTGAATTTAGATCATAATGATTTATTTAAAATTGCCCCGTTCAGGTTTTATAAAGAAATTATTATTAATAAAAAAATCTTTCTAAAAAAAGCTCTTAAAGAAAATTTTGAAATAATTCATGGCCATAACATGTCACCATATGGCCAATATGCTCTTAAAATTAGTAATGAAACTAATAAGCCATTTATTTTTGAAATTCATTATGCGGATAAATTATCTAATTTAGGAATTGTTCCAAATTTATATGAAAAATATCTTTTAGAAGTATTAAAAATATTGGAAAAAAGCGAACAAATAATAACACTTACTAATGCATTAAAACAGAATATCCAGACTAATTATAATATAGATCCAGATAAGATCAAAGTAGTACCAAATGGTGTGGATATATCTAAATTTAAGAAAATTGAATCAGAGAATTCAGAAATAAATAAATTGAAAACCAATTTAAATCTTTCTAATAATGTATTTATGTACGCGGGTTTAATGGATGAATTAAATGGAGTTTTAGATATTATTGAAATCTTGCCTTCTTTAATAAATGAAGTTCCTGAGATTTCGTTTATTTTTATAGGTCCCGGACCTCTTAAAAAAGAAATAATTCAATTATCTAAAAAATATTCTCAAATAAGATATATTCCAACAGTTCCGTATGAACAAATGCCTTTATATTACCAACTTTGTGATAATTTCATTATTCCGCGGCCATCTTCACCATCTGCAGAAACAATAATTCCACTAAAACTCCTTGAAGCAATGGCAATGGAAAGAGTAGTTTTAGGAAGTAATGTTGGTGGAATATCTGAATTAATAAATGATGGAAATAATGGTTACTTATTTGAAAAAGGAAATAAAGAAGATTTATTTGATTCTTTAATAAATATTTTAAATTCAAATCAAAAAAAATTAGGTAAAAAAGCTAGAAAAACTGTTGAAAGAGATTACACTTGGGATAAGTCAGCTTTAAAGCTGAAAAAAATATATGATAAAACAGTTTGA
- a CDS encoding oligosaccharide flippase family protein, protein MNDHIKFSSDVFWVGLSQIVIYALAFFTLPALTKSFGSELYGLWSQIVVTVGLLTPILTLHLSTATVRYLASESDKYELSKSFINMLALIFLIILFVVLFSVLFRDFLAVLLFGSAQFSFFILLTFVWAGLETIFTFLLSYFRARGKIKRLSLINILFSILKVSSLVILASMGFSLEFLIMVIIFIELFLVILIFYLIMKDVGFNWPDFKGLRKYLNFSIPQIPSGALLWIIDSSDRYFITAFLGLSQTGIYSASYSIGSLISMFYIPLSFVIFPILSNFWENNDIENVKNYLEYPTKLFLALAVPAAGGLFVLSKPLLLVLTTSEFAVGGLLTFLVALGTIFLGLYQINLYIVYLIEKTKFIPFFIGFSTLFNIVLNIVLIPSIGIMGAAISTIVSYMILALVVMIWAKRRIDYNFDIIFIIKVIISSIFMMFVLNLFYVNSLFSIFLVAVLGFLVYCGFLLLFNPFKKKEKKIIIELIAGFKN, encoded by the coding sequence ATGAATGATCATATCAAATTTAGTAGTGACGTTTTTTGGGTAGGTTTATCTCAGATTGTGATTTATGCTTTGGCCTTTTTTACTCTTCCTGCTTTAACTAAGAGTTTTGGGTCGGAGTTATATGGTTTGTGGTCGCAAATTGTGGTTACTGTGGGTTTGTTGACTCCAATTTTGACTTTACATTTGAGTACGGCTACGGTTAGGTATTTAGCTTCTGAGAGTGATAAGTATGAGCTTAGTAAATCTTTTATAAATATGCTGGCGCTGATTTTTCTTATTATCCTTTTTGTAGTGTTGTTTTCTGTTTTATTTAGAGATTTTTTGGCCGTATTATTATTTGGTAGTGCCCAGTTTAGTTTTTTTATACTTCTAACTTTTGTTTGGGCGGGTTTGGAAACTATTTTTACTTTTTTACTTTCTTATTTTAGAGCTCGTGGAAAAATTAAAAGGTTATCTTTAATTAATATTTTATTTTCTATTCTTAAGGTTTCTTCGTTAGTGATTCTAGCTAGTATGGGATTTTCTCTAGAGTTTTTGATTATGGTGATTATTTTTATAGAATTATTTTTAGTTATTCTCATTTTTTATTTAATTATGAAGGATGTTGGTTTTAATTGGCCTGATTTTAAGGGTTTGAGGAAGTACTTGAATTTTAGTATTCCTCAGATTCCTAGTGGCGCGTTGTTGTGGATAATTGATTCTAGTGATAGGTATTTTATCACTGCTTTTTTAGGCTTGTCTCAGACAGGTATTTATTCTGCGTCTTATAGTATTGGTAGTTTGATATCGATGTTTTATATTCCTTTGAGTTTTGTTATTTTCCCGATTTTATCTAATTTTTGGGAAAATAATGATATAGAAAATGTAAAGAACTACTTGGAGTATCCTACTAAATTATTTTTGGCTTTAGCTGTTCCTGCTGCGGGAGGCCTATTTGTTTTATCTAAACCATTATTATTAGTTTTAACAACTTCTGAATTTGCTGTAGGTGGTTTGTTAACGTTTCTAGTAGCTCTTGGGACTATTTTTTTGGGTTTGTATCAGATTAATCTTTATATCGTCTATTTGATTGAGAAAACGAAGTTTATTCCTTTTTTTATTGGTTTTAGTACTTTATTTAATATAGTTTTGAATATTGTTTTAATTCCTAGTATTGGGATAATGGGTGCTGCGATTTCGACCATAGTTTCTTATATGATACTGGCATTGGTAGTTATGATTTGGGCTAAAAGACGAATAGATTATAATTTTGATATTATCTTCATAATCAAAGTGATAATATCAAGTATATTTATGATGTTTGTATTGAATTTATTTTATGTAAATAGTCTATTTTCGATTTTTTTGGTAGCTGTGTTGGGGTTTTTAGTTTATTGTGGTTTTCTGTTATTATTTAATCCTTTTAAAAAAAAAGAAAAAAAAATTATCATAGAACTAATTGCTGGTTTTAAGAATTAA
- a CDS encoding nucleotide sugar dehydrogenase, protein MSFNNPKIAIYGLGYIGLPTAALFATSGLKVTGVARNKKRLELINQGKSPIEEPGLDELVAKAVSMENLKATDKGEASAEEADVMIVIVPTPMDKFKRADLDAVKSTCKTISKGLKKGNLVIIESTVPQGTCQNIVIPILEESGLKAGDDFGVAYTPERAIPNNTLYEMTHNARVIGGIDDESADMAITLYQRITEGEIIKVSNLITAETVKLIENTFRDVNIALANEIAMICEGIGVDAIEAINTANHHPRVNIHTPGPGVGGHCLAIDPYFIVETAEEHGMEAPIIRTCRNTNEGMPNHVTKLIIDALTEAGKNLRDSTIGILGVAYKGNVDDARETPAEPLIRILKEKGADVYAHDPLVSDNQIEDLGAIPSDYEVALGCDCVVLVTEHDFYKDIRPEMIKNKVFVCTRSILNLDDYKNNTLIFKGVGKPNN, encoded by the coding sequence ATGAGTTTCAATAATCCTAAAATAGCAATTTATGGCCTGGGATACATAGGCTTACCAACTGCAGCACTATTTGCTACTTCTGGCTTGAAGGTAACTGGTGTGGCTAGAAATAAAAAACGACTAGAATTGATAAATCAGGGTAAATCTCCAATTGAAGAACCTGGACTGGATGAACTGGTGGCAAAAGCAGTATCCATGGAAAATCTTAAGGCAACCGATAAGGGTGAAGCATCGGCGGAAGAAGCCGATGTTATGATAGTAATTGTTCCCACACCCATGGATAAATTTAAACGGGCAGATTTAGATGCGGTTAAATCTACCTGTAAAACTATTTCCAAAGGATTAAAAAAGGGTAACCTGGTTATTATAGAAAGTACAGTACCTCAAGGTACCTGCCAAAATATAGTTATACCTATTCTGGAAGAAAGTGGGCTAAAAGCAGGGGATGATTTTGGTGTTGCCTATACTCCAGAGCGTGCTATACCCAACAACACTCTTTATGAAATGACTCACAATGCCCGGGTTATAGGTGGAATAGATGATGAAAGTGCAGATATGGCCATCACCCTTTACCAGAGAATAACTGAGGGTGAAATAATTAAGGTAAGCAATTTAATAACTGCTGAGACTGTAAAATTAATTGAAAATACTTTCCGTGATGTTAACATTGCATTGGCTAATGAAATAGCCATGATATGTGAGGGGATTGGTGTGGATGCTATTGAAGCCATTAATACTGCTAACCATCATCCCCGGGTGAATATTCACACACCTGGACCGGGAGTGGGAGGGCATTGTCTGGCTATAGATCCCTATTTTATTGTGGAGACTGCAGAAGAACATGGTATGGAAGCACCTATTATTCGTACCTGTAGAAATACCAATGAAGGGATGCCCAATCATGTTACCAAATTAATAATTGATGCGTTAACTGAGGCCGGTAAAAACTTAAGAGATTCTACTATTGGAATATTAGGAGTGGCCTATAAGGGAAATGTGGATGATGCACGGGAAACCCCTGCTGAACCACTAATTAGAATATTAAAAGAAAAAGGAGCAGATGTTTATGCCCATGATCCCCTGGTTAGTGATAATCAGATTGAGGATTTGGGTGCAATTCCATCAGATTATGAAGTAGCACTGGGTTGTGATTGTGTGGTACTGGTAACTGAACATGATTTTTATAAAGATATTAGGCCTGAAATGATTAAAAATAAGGTTTTTGTTTGTACAAGATCCATTTTGAACCTTGATGATTATAAAAATAATACCCTGATATTCAAGGGTGTAGGTAAACCTAATAATTAA
- a CDS encoding DUF6414 family protein yields the protein MYLDTNTLLDLLASMEDGFSSGSKTITRDNQTQSTGISGKGNFGINVYSLFKLGIEGSKNKIESDESNREVEEGRVHTYGSLMNRLIKNLDEIGVIKRVEDQESWKNIVESDFVELQGTFIPNPIVNSLTRLNNLMNLFIKFSEKKLIPPYNNLNNPPIPKGIPKQKIKDYKKELKRKADGDLKNMQSLVTMLKDISIDLENQDYQKYIIELKSLPDHKIVTYLFSEFIRDRSGVELPNGEFKILGKVVRKVEGDNSIDLLEGTAVGLSDEIVDGFTGALGDMSTNFNIQEIYFKVQAPAIQIIPIAVFV from the coding sequence ATTTACTTAGATACAAATACTTTGTTAGATTTGCTTGCTTCAATGGAAGATGGATTTAGTAGTGGAAGTAAAACTATTACAAGGGACAATCAGACTCAGTCAACAGGAATCTCTGGAAAAGGTAATTTTGGTATAAATGTTTATAGTCTTTTTAAATTAGGTATTGAAGGTTCTAAAAACAAAATAGAAAGTGATGAATCAAATAGAGAAGTAGAAGAGGGTAGAGTACATACATACGGCTCTTTGATGAATCGTTTGATTAAAAATTTAGATGAAATAGGTGTAATAAAACGCGTGGAAGATCAAGAATCATGGAAAAACATCGTTGAATCTGATTTTGTGGAATTACAAGGGACATTTATTCCTAATCCTATTGTAAATTCTCTTACTCGCCTCAACAATCTTATGAATTTATTTATAAAATTTTCTGAAAAAAAACTAATTCCCCCTTATAATAATTTAAATAATCCCCCTATTCCCAAAGGAATACCAAAGCAGAAAATAAAAGACTATAAAAAGGAATTGAAAAGAAAAGCTGATGGTGATTTAAAAAATATGCAATCATTGGTGACTATGTTAAAAGATATTAGTATTGATTTAGAAAATCAGGACTATCAAAAATATATAATAGAATTAAAGAGTTTACCGGACCATAAGATTGTAACTTATCTTTTTAGTGAATTTATAAGAGATCGTTCAGGTGTCGAATTGCCTAATGGAGAATTTAAAATATTAGGGAAGGTAGTTAGAAAAGTTGAAGGAGATAATTCAATTGATTTATTAGAAGGCACTGCAGTAGGTTTAAGTGACGAGATAGTTGATGGATTTACGGGAGCTTTAGGAGATATGAGTACAAATTTCAATATTCAAGAAATTTACTTCAAAGTGCAGGCTCCTGCTATTCAGATAATTCCAATTGCAGTTTTTGTATAA
- a CDS encoding nucleotide sugar dehydrogenase translates to MENAQKDLNIALMNELAIIFERLEIDVMEVIEGTRTKWNFNVYHPGAGVGGHCLPVDPYYLVKKAKELGYHSRVIAAGRSINDHMPRHMLNLIQDALNNHEKSLKNIRKL, encoded by the coding sequence ATAGAAAACGCCCAAAAAGACCTAAACATTGCTCTTATGAATGAGCTAGCCATAATCTTTGAACGATTAGAAATTGATGTGATGGAAGTAATAGAAGGAACCCGTACCAAGTGGAACTTCAATGTCTATCATCCAGGAGCAGGAGTAGGTGGGCACTGCTTACCAGTAGATCCTTACTATCTGGTAAAAAAGGCCAAGGAATTAGGTTATCACTCCCGGGTTATAGCTGCTGGTAGATCCATCAATGATCACATGCCCCGGCACATGTTAAACCTCATCCAGGATGCATTAAATAATCATGAAAAATCCTTAAAGAATATAAGAAAACTATAG
- a CDS encoding tetratricopeptide repeat protein: MNKSSPTRTKQLKDILLVATYPLAFLLIIISILFYQYLVWPLGIFSLILLKMITESDQIMENNILWDTGLIFHKSNIDVLIMILIIWWLILPALFMPYMGFNYIVLALALIIIGIISYKIMVGILGYWSLKPYYDVFSNSICDYAQSKAALQSLLEKNPEDIMAWAALTLPLSGLKEYDELDRARKKALQGKLKTWPLIKKLQMSYFYSLLAISHENLKEYDLAQEYVDKALEYDDTGAMPLNLKGYILLKQEKIEEGAEYINKAFKLHVSQKELQLSKAYLFCKEGNYKRSHQIMDYILAHHPEYPYVYLRKGELLLEEGKIDEAKVYLNKFKMICPQDAELQEVVDKYALRLDSN; this comes from the coding sequence ATGAATAAATCATCCCCTACCCGGACTAAACAGTTAAAAGATATCCTCCTGGTGGCCACCTATCCCCTGGCCTTCCTTCTAATTATAATAAGCATCCTTTTTTACCAGTACTTAGTATGGCCTTTAGGAATATTTTCACTTATTTTACTAAAAATGATTACCGAATCGGATCAGATTATGGAAAATAATATCCTGTGGGATACCGGCCTAATTTTTCATAAAAGTAATATAGATGTGTTGATCATGATATTAATCATCTGGTGGTTAATTCTACCTGCACTATTTATGCCCTATATGGGCTTTAATTATATAGTGCTGGCTTTAGCCCTGATAATTATAGGAATAATCAGCTACAAGATTATGGTTGGCATTTTAGGTTACTGGTCCCTGAAACCCTACTATGATGTTTTTTCAAATAGTATATGCGATTATGCCCAATCAAAAGCTGCCCTCCAAAGCTTACTGGAAAAAAATCCGGAAGATATTATGGCCTGGGCTGCCTTAACCCTGCCTTTATCCGGCCTGAAAGAATATGATGAACTAGATAGGGCCCGGAAAAAGGCCCTGCAGGGTAAACTAAAAACCTGGCCCCTAATAAAAAAACTCCAGATGAGTTATTTTTATTCACTTTTGGCCATTTCCCATGAAAATTTAAAAGAATATGACCTGGCCCAGGAGTATGTGGATAAGGCCCTGGAATATGATGATACTGGCGCCATGCCCCTTAATTTAAAGGGCTATATTCTTTTAAAACAGGAAAAAATAGAAGAAGGAGCAGAATACATCAATAAAGCCTTTAAACTTCATGTTTCCCAAAAAGAGCTGCAACTTAGTAAAGCCTACCTTTTTTGTAAGGAAGGTAATTATAAAAGATCCCACCAAATAATGGATTATATTTTAGCTCATCACCCGGAATACCCTTACGTGTATCTACGTAAAGGTGAATTACTCCTGGAGGAGGGTAAAATAGATGAAGCTAAAGTATATCTTAATAAATTTAAAATGATTTGTCCCCAGGATGCGGAACTACAGGAAGTAGTGGATAAGTATGCTTTAAGGTTAGATTCTAATTAA
- a CDS encoding low temperature requirement protein A: MKLRKDIILPPRLRSRDEGEERHAEWLELLYDLVFVAAISILALNLSSDYSFKGFILSIPLFFIIWWGWVGHTFYLTRFGTDDLFNRFLTMLQMVAVAAIAVNVEDAYSFSGPSFAVSYAFLRIILLYAYYRAGKHLKEAKPLANHYVKGFGLVALIWLISAFVPIPFRFILWAIALIIDILTPLTASKEQFKLPPHSTHLPERFGLFTIILIGEAVVSIVFTINSIGFVFLAEITGIFGLIIAFCIWWSYFDESKGAEAKVIESENEVSKYQLWLYSHFPLLLGVATLAIGIKHVIALDLDEILPSYEAWLICFSLALTFISLNLIHLSSFSLEECKNRVLIIFRMPYYMVIILILLTGFLGEMIPGWAFLGILTFLCVIKVILSLRETPEELVCKL, translated from the coding sequence ATGAAGCTTAGAAAAGACATCATTTTACCTCCCCGGCTAAGATCCCGGGATGAGGGTGAAGAAAGACACGCGGAATGGCTGGAATTATTATATGATCTGGTTTTTGTAGCTGCTATTTCTATTTTAGCTCTAAATCTTAGTTCAGATTATTCATTTAAAGGCTTTATACTATCAATTCCCTTATTTTTTATCATCTGGTGGGGATGGGTGGGCCATACTTTCTATCTTACTAGATTCGGTACAGATGACCTTTTTAATAGATTTTTAACCATGCTGCAAATGGTTGCCGTAGCAGCCATAGCCGTAAATGTGGAAGATGCCTATAGTTTCAGTGGACCAAGTTTTGCAGTTTCTTATGCATTTTTAAGAATTATACTACTATATGCATATTATAGGGCGGGTAAACACCTTAAAGAAGCTAAACCCCTGGCCAATCATTATGTTAAGGGTTTTGGATTAGTGGCTTTAATCTGGTTAATATCGGCATTTGTCCCTATCCCTTTTCGATTTATTTTATGGGCAATAGCACTAATAATTGATATATTAACTCCCCTTACTGCTAGTAAAGAACAATTTAAATTACCCCCTCATTCTACCCATCTACCAGAACGTTTTGGTCTTTTTACCATAATATTAATAGGTGAAGCAGTGGTAAGTATTGTTTTTACCATAAATTCTATCGGATTTGTGTTTTTAGCTGAAATTACTGGTATATTTGGTTTAATAATTGCATTTTGTATCTGGTGGAGCTATTTTGATGAATCAAAAGGTGCCGAGGCCAAAGTAATTGAATCTGAAAATGAGGTTAGTAAATACCAGTTATGGTTATATTCTCACTTCCCCTTACTCTTAGGAGTAGCCACTCTGGCAATTGGCATAAAACACGTCATAGCCCTGGACCTGGATGAGATCCTACCCTCTTATGAGGCCTGGCTTATTTGTTTCTCCCTGGCCCTAACCTTTATATCATTAAATTTAATCCATTTATCCTCTTTTAGCCTGGAGGAGTGTAAAAATAGGGTATTAATAATATTCCGGATGCCTTATTACATGGTCATAATACTGATTTTATTGACCGGATTTTTAGGTGAAATGATCCCTGGCTGGGCCTTTTTAGGAATTCTAACATTTTTATGTGTGATAAAGGTTATTCTTTCCCTGAGAGAAACTCCAGAAGAGCTGGTATGTAAATTGTGA
- a CDS encoding DUF2795 domain-containing protein, protein MERPTIAQLIKALNGVNYPASKVEILARAKENKASKDIIRSLKTLPKKDFNSVNEVSRAFSRKNRDAFWL, encoded by the coding sequence ATGGAAAGACCAACCATAGCACAATTAATAAAAGCATTAAATGGTGTAAATTACCCGGCTAGTAAAGTTGAGATTCTAGCCCGGGCCAAAGAAAATAAGGCATCCAAAGATATAATCCGGAGTTTAAAGACGTTACCAAAAAAGGATTTTAACTCTGTAAATGAGGTCTCCCGAGCATTTTCCAGAAAAAATAGGGATGCTTTCTGGTTATAA
- a CDS encoding GNAT family N-acetyltransferase, which produces MIIKNMVKEDIPHLKGFQLENWPDIIPEFKFYIQNSFTHPVKIIDQEKIVGIGCALSFGKTAWLGHIIVDEKNRNKGVGRNLLEYLCTYLENKGALTISLISTPGAFKFYQKMGFRLDTEYIFLEGQKPLESKAAPEIEGLRKKDQEEVLKLDKRVSGENRSRVLKDHLKNSYIYRDKEGMQGYYLPHLGEGLIISPDEIAGLELMKFRCQKKNQGVLPVDNTRGVNFLLDNDFQKIRQINRMVRGEDLSWDPSKVFNRISGNMG; this is translated from the coding sequence ATGATAATTAAAAACATGGTTAAAGAGGATATTCCCCACCTTAAAGGTTTTCAGTTAGAAAACTGGCCGGATATCATCCCTGAATTTAAATTCTATATACAAAATTCCTTCACCCATCCGGTAAAAATCATAGACCAAGAAAAAATAGTAGGTATAGGATGTGCCCTGTCCTTTGGAAAAACAGCCTGGCTGGGCCACATCATCGTGGATGAAAAAAACAGAAATAAAGGGGTGGGAAGAAATCTCCTGGAGTATCTATGCACCTACCTGGAAAATAAGGGAGCTCTAACCATATCCTTAATCTCCACTCCGGGAGCATTTAAATTCTACCAGAAAATGGGGTTTCGCCTGGATACCGAATACATATTCCTGGAGGGGCAGAAACCATTAGAATCTAAAGCAGCACCGGAAATAGAAGGTTTAAGAAAAAAAGATCAGGAAGAGGTACTTAAATTAGATAAAAGGGTTAGTGGGGAAAACCGGAGCAGGGTCCTGAAAGATCATCTTAAAAATTCTTATATTTACCGGGATAAAGAGGGGATGCAAGGTTACTATCTTCCTCACCTGGGGGAAGGACTGATCATATCTCCTGATGAAATTGCAGGTCTGGAGTTAATGAAATTCAGATGTCAAAAAAAGAATCAGGGGGTACTGCCGGTGGATAATACCCGGGGAGTAAACTTTCTTTTAGATAATGATTTTCAAAAGATAAGACAGATAAACCGGATGGTCCGGGGTGAGGACTTAAGTTGGGATCCCTCTAAGGTATTTAACCGTATTTCCGGGAATATGGGGTAA
- a CDS encoding DUF2283 domain-containing protein, which translates to MINKKPEKMGMEYDLKNDSLFLYKKDKTNYNESIEIGEDFILDFDENSVPISFEMLDVSKILGVKKFSVKNLKKLSGVIGISKDSIRIKLEFIVPAHREKLKKPVLFEVPNDFNLPNTITNLDLAKA; encoded by the coding sequence ATGATAAATAAAAAACCTGAAAAAATGGGCATGGAATATGATTTAAAAAATGATTCACTCTTTCTGTATAAAAAAGATAAAACAAATTATAATGAATCTATAGAAATTGGTGAAGATTTTATATTAGATTTTGATGAGAATTCTGTTCCAATATCTTTTGAAATGTTAGATGTTTCCAAAATTCTAGGAGTTAAAAAGTTTTCAGTTAAAAATCTAAAAAAACTCAGTGGTGTTATAGGAATTAGCAAAGACTCGATCAGGATAAAATTAGAATTTATAGTACCGGCTCACAGAGAAAAATTAAAAAAACCTGTTCTTTTTGAAGTACCTAATGATTTTAATTTACCAAACACCATTACTAATCTAGATTTAGCTAAAGCATAA
- a CDS encoding DUF4258 domain-containing protein, which yields MEEKQIRFTKHCEKRLIERGITKNIIYHCLIKGELKGILEQKEGFKSEDKYRIYYEHLDNKVYDIIIIISLETPEKHLISVVTAFIQKKNRRVKK from the coding sequence GTGGAAGAAAAACAAATTAGATTCACTAAACATTGTGAAAAAAGATTAATTGAAAGGGGAATTACCAAAAATATTATTTATCATTGTCTTATTAAGGGGGAGCTTAAAGGTATATTAGAACAAAAAGAAGGATTTAAAAGTGAGGATAAATATAGGATTTATTACGAACATCTTGATAATAAAGTTTATGATATTATTATAATTATTTCTCTTGAAACTCCAGAAAAACATTTAATATCGGTGGTAACGGCATTTATTCAAAAAAAGAATAGAAGGGTGAAAAAATGA
- a CDS encoding ribbon-helix-helix domain-containing protein, which translates to MTLKNEKNQTLQITLPESMVQEFDQISKSKGYQTRSQALKDIISKFIEESKC; encoded by the coding sequence ATGACTCTTAAAAATGAAAAAAATCAAACCCTCCAGATAACTCTACCCGAATCCATGGTCCAGGAATTTGACCAGATTAGTAAATCCAAGGGATACCAGACCAGATCCCAGGCCCTTAAAGATATTATAAGTAAATTCATAGAAGAAAGTAAGTGCTAA